Part of the Jatrophihabitans sp. GAS493 genome, CCAGGCTGTCGACCGGCACCCGGACGTCGGTGAGGCTGATCTCGCAGTGGTCACCGAGCGTGGTGCCCATCGTCTGCAGAACACGGTCGATCTTCAGCCCCGGGGTGTCCATCGGGACGAGGATGGCCGACAGCGCGCGGTGTGCGTCGACGCCCGCGGGCTCAGTGCGGGCGAAGACGGTGGTGAATCCGGCCCGGCTGGCCCCGGTGGTGAACCACTTGTGCGCATTGACGACCCACTCGTCGCCATCCAGGCTGGCGTGGCTGCGGATCTGGGTCGGGTCGGAGCCGGCCACGTCGGGTTCCGTCATCGCGACACAGGGCAGCACGCGTCCGGCGACCATCGGGTCCAGCCACCGCTCTCGCTGGGCGGCGGTCCCGAATAGTTGCAGCATGATCGAGTCCTGCGTGGTGCTGGTTCCGGTGGCGAGCTGACCGAAGTAGGAGCGGCCGATGATCTCGTTCACCAGCACGTACTCCATGAACGGCAGGCCACCGCCACCGATCTCAGCCGGATGTCCCAGCGCCCACAGCCCGTCTCGCTGCGCGGTCCCCTGCAACTGGGCCATCGCCGCCTCGGCGGCCGGCCCTCCGGCCAGCAGCACTGATTCGGCCGGGATCACCGTCTCGTCGATGAACGCCCGCATCCTCGACTGCAGTTCGTTCATGCTCGTCGCCGCTGTTCGAAGGGCAGATTCTTCTCGGGATCGCTATCCCGGCTCAGCCCCAGCAGGCGTTCTCCGATGATGTTGCGCTGAATCTCCGACGTGCCGCCGGCGATGCTGATGGTCTTCATGGCCAGGAACTGCTGGACGGCATCCGGTGCCGGCCCACTCGTCGGCCAACCGACTATGGAGACCGGATCGATGTCACCGGCCAGCGTGCCGGCCCACTCATCGAGGTCAGCGTTGGCCAGCTTGCGTACCGACCCCTCGGCGCCGGGGGCCGAGTCCCCGGCTTCGGCGTGCGAGCGGATCGTCGTCATCTGCAGGACCTTCTCCGCCACATGCAGCCTTAGCAGTTCATCGCGCAGCACCGGTCGTTCCCAGGCTCCCGTGCGCTGGGCCAGTCCGGCCAGCGCGGCGGCCCGTCCCGGCCCGACCGACGGACGCCCGCTGATGCCGTTACGTTCGGACATCAGGGTGCTGATGGCCACCGCCCAGCCGTTGTTCAATTCGCCGAGCAGCGCCTCCGTGGGAACCACGACATCGGTGAGGAAGACCTCATTGAACTCGGCCTCCCCGGTCATCTGACGCAGCGGACGCGGCGTCACGCCGGCGGAGTGCATATCGAGCAGGAAGTAGCTGATCCCCTTGTGTTTAGGCAGGGTTGGGTCGGTGCGGGCCATCAGCAACCCGAAGTCGGAGATGTGCGCGAAGGAGCTCCAGACCTTCTGGCCGTTGACCAGCCACCCGCCCGCATCGTGCTCGACGGCCCGGGTCGACAGCGACGCCAGGTCCGATCCAGCGC contains:
- a CDS encoding acyl-CoA dehydrogenase family protein; translation: MNELQSRMRAFIDETVIPAESVLLAGGPAAEAAMAQLQGTAQRDGLWALGHPAEIGGGGLPFMEYVLVNEIIGRSYFGQLATGTSTTQDSIMLQLFGTAAQRERWLDPMVAGRVLPCVAMTEPDVAGSDPTQIRSHASLDGDEWVVNAHKWFTTGASRAGFTTVFARTEPAGVDAHRALSAILVPMDTPGLKIDRVLQTMGTTLGDHCEISLTDVRVPVDSLVGARGDGFVVAQRRLGPGRIFHCMRWLGQAQRAFELMCDRAKSRFAHGSYLAEKGEIQRYIAESAAEIQAARLMTLDAARAYDLDGRAAVEISLIKFWGARMLHNVIDRAIQVHGALGLTEDTPLDLMYREARYARIYDGPDEVHRMVVARRILADQGKAPWNRSEEPSR
- a CDS encoding acyl-CoA dehydrogenase family protein — encoded protein: MIEIGAAASAAEIATIARAWLAGNLPEDWLQASELGQWELVDAILADEQRSAEWFVKLGEAGLATPTWPIEYRGLGLTPEQAAGVSEALSDHRAGRPESDFVGLALAGATILQWGTDEQKQRFLPPLALGRERWCQLFSEPGAGSDLASLSTRAVEHDAGGWLVNGQKVWSSFAHISDFGLLMARTDPTLPKHKGISYFLLDMHSAGVTPRPLRQMTGEAEFNEVFLTDVVVPTEALLGELNNGWAVAISTLMSERNGISGRPSVGPGRAAALAGLAQRTGAWERPVLRDELLRLHVAEKVLQMTTIRSHAEAGDSAPGAEGSVRKLANADLDEWAGTLAGDIDPVSIVGWPTSGPAPDAVQQFLAMKTISIAGGTSEIQRNIIGERLLGLSRDSDPEKNLPFEQRRRA